Proteins encoded in a region of the Streptomyces sp. NBC_00513 genome:
- a CDS encoding DNA-binding transcriptional regulator → MNSESHSRLRTGLISGFVLRAARTSIPATQQGLAELLAVDLATVQGWESGRRPLAHMRAGALLGMRRRLAVLGAGPSVLALLDPAMDADRIITAVLASGDDAPHPLGEWVHNRQTAHMLAWALTGTAPSSMANLLAAPRRGPAATAPLLDADARRVFFDRLRNTAETASRTDTGGILLQRQALYLSSYDRSPQAVAWTAHTLHAGRGALTGRGWTPRWAEARSTAAALARLGDPVPLWDFIERAMADDDDGEAANLNYWAYWLGVAHQPQADDAFMRDRDLTGLDPVALLRALADGMHFAPGYVDLYTHSMWSLLHAHPWLPEALPSLSVSLARRLDRLLDEGGISPRSRRELASIHYVLHQNR, encoded by the coding sequence ATGAACAGCGAATCGCATTCGCGCTTACGCACGGGTCTCATCAGCGGCTTCGTACTGCGCGCCGCCCGGACGTCGATCCCGGCCACCCAACAGGGTCTCGCCGAGCTCTTGGCGGTGGATCTGGCGACCGTGCAGGGCTGGGAGTCGGGACGCCGGCCCCTGGCGCACATGAGGGCCGGCGCGCTCCTCGGCATGCGCCGCCGACTGGCCGTGCTGGGAGCCGGCCCGAGCGTCCTCGCTCTCCTGGACCCCGCGATGGACGCCGACCGCATCATCACGGCCGTCCTCGCCTCCGGCGACGATGCCCCACATCCCCTCGGCGAGTGGGTCCACAACCGCCAGACCGCCCACATGCTCGCCTGGGCGCTCACCGGCACCGCGCCATCCTCCATGGCCAACCTCCTTGCCGCGCCCCGCAGAGGCCCGGCCGCCACCGCACCGCTCCTCGACGCCGACGCCCGGCGCGTCTTCTTCGACCGGTTGCGGAACACAGCCGAGACCGCCTCCCGGACCGACACCGGCGGAATCCTGCTGCAACGTCAAGCCCTCTACCTGTCCTCCTACGACCGCTCCCCGCAGGCGGTGGCATGGACCGCGCACACCCTGCACGCCGGGCGCGGAGCACTGACCGGACGCGGGTGGACGCCGCGCTGGGCCGAAGCCCGCTCGACCGCTGCCGCTCTCGCCCGTCTGGGCGACCCGGTGCCTCTGTGGGACTTCATCGAGCGGGCGATGGCCGACGACGACGACGGCGAGGCCGCGAACCTGAACTACTGGGCGTACTGGCTTGGCGTCGCCCACCAGCCGCAGGCCGACGACGCGTTCATGCGCGATCGGGACCTCACCGGCCTGGATCCCGTCGCCCTCCTACGGGCCCTCGCCGACGGCATGCACTTCGCCCCCGGCTACGTCGACCTCTACACGCATTCGATGTGGTCGCTGCTGCACGCGCACCCCTGGCTGCCCGAGGCCCTCCCGTCCTTGTCGGTGTCGCTCGCCCGGCGGCTGGACAGACTCCTGGACGAAGGCGGGATCTCGCCGAGATCCAGACGTGAACTCGCCTCCATCCACTACGTTTTGCACCAGAACCGATGA
- a CDS encoding DUF6415 family natural product biosynthesis protein codes for MPELTVARADGTTTALPVDVTLISETISLVLASRDWTPDRTVCAAWHRWLAGHLRLLAPIAVEQAPHWSDPEHMRLVEVTAAAVAKNLEGGLPADRHTAYVHVQELARECLGLLGLVLDQPRGGR; via the coding sequence GTGCCCGAGCTGACCGTGGCCCGTGCCGACGGCACCACCACCGCCCTGCCGGTCGACGTGACCCTGATCAGCGAGACGATCTCCCTGGTCCTGGCGTCCCGGGACTGGACTCCAGACCGGACGGTGTGCGCGGCCTGGCATCGCTGGCTCGCGGGACACCTGCGTCTCCTCGCCCCGATCGCCGTGGAGCAGGCCCCGCACTGGAGCGATCCGGAGCACATGCGCCTGGTGGAGGTGACGGCCGCGGCTGTGGCCAAGAACCTTGAGGGCGGACTTCCCGCCGACCGGCACACCGCGTACGTCCACGTTCAGGAGCTGGCCCGCGAATGCCTGGGGCTTCTCGGGCTCGTCTTGGACCAGCCGCGGGGCGGGCGATGA
- a CDS encoding 3-dehydroquinate synthase, which yields MVIPQARAEGIRVTPRGDGLTAHVTRQDTTHIQVSDSGFVSTVAQLARRGDFILLDGGVHEAWAGALEPALTPGRFLVVPPGEAGKSLARAERIITALHEAGVDRRTTLTAVGGGVLCDLSGLVAALYFRGVRAVYVPTTLLAMIDAAIGGKTGVNHPRQKNLIGVFSHPAEVHIRLDSLATLPLPQLTAAYGEALKIAIVDDPDLFELLAGPRGNQPVTPVLRTIVRRCVARKLQLLGSNAFERDLERSLNLGHTVAHPLEDITAFRISHGAAVGIGIAVASHISHARGLLTTTDFQRILNAMDHLGLPVMDRDFDEQRLADRVRDLTLQRGGISLHYVLPTAIGKVAFTDSVATTELLAAVTGLRTRQRGSL from the coding sequence ATGGTCATCCCTCAGGCCCGGGCGGAAGGCATTCGTGTCACGCCCCGCGGCGACGGTCTGACCGCGCACGTCACGCGGCAGGACACCACGCACATTCAGGTCAGCGACAGCGGCTTCGTGAGCACGGTCGCCCAGCTGGCCCGCCGGGGAGACTTCATTCTTCTCGACGGGGGCGTACACGAGGCCTGGGCGGGCGCCTTGGAGCCGGCCCTGACCCCGGGGCGCTTCCTGGTGGTTCCGCCCGGCGAGGCAGGCAAGAGCCTGGCCCGGGCCGAGCGGATCATCACCGCTCTCCACGAGGCCGGAGTCGACAGACGGACCACGCTGACCGCCGTCGGAGGCGGAGTGCTCTGTGACCTCTCCGGCCTGGTCGCGGCCCTCTACTTCCGGGGTGTGCGTGCCGTCTACGTACCCACCACCCTGCTGGCGATGATCGACGCCGCGATCGGTGGCAAGACGGGCGTCAACCATCCCCGCCAGAAGAATCTCATCGGAGTCTTCTCGCATCCTGCCGAGGTCCACATCCGTCTGGACTCGCTGGCCACACTGCCCCTGCCTCAGCTGACGGCCGCCTACGGCGAGGCGCTCAAGATCGCCATCGTCGACGACCCGGATCTCTTCGAGCTGCTGGCTGGACCGCGGGGCAACCAGCCCGTCACCCCTGTCCTGCGGACAATCGTGCGGCGGTGCGTAGCCCGAAAGCTGCAACTGCTCGGCTCGAACGCCTTCGAGCGCGACCTGGAGCGCTCTCTCAACCTCGGGCACACCGTTGCCCACCCCCTGGAGGACATCACCGCCTTCCGGATCTCCCACGGAGCGGCGGTCGGCATCGGTATCGCCGTGGCCTCGCACATCTCTCACGCCCGCGGGCTGCTCACCACGACGGACTTCCAGCGGATCCTGAACGCGATGGACCACCTCGGCCTACCCGTCATGGACCGGGACTTCGACGAGCAGCGCCTGGCGGACCGAGTCCGCGACCTCACCCTCCAACGGGGAGGAATCTCCCTGCACTACGTCCTGCCCACGGCCATCGGCAAGGTCGCCTTCACCGACAGTGTCGCCACCACCGAGCTCTTGGCCGCCGTGACCGGCCTGCGCACCCGTCAGAGAGGATCCCTGTGA
- a CDS encoding flavoprotein, producing MSHRAKHLLLGISGSSAATATPELVAEAADHADRITVVATPTAAGLFLADGLPFPLFTDELWKAETENPLHVRLLEEVDWFVVAPATATTLARVATGAADTLLAALILAHGPGIYFQPSMNLRMWNNPATRRNIASLTADGHHILPTEPTESLTSDEPTAVGAIPGTVLSAAASHRGRHAM from the coding sequence ATGAGCCACAGGGCCAAACATCTCCTGCTCGGCATCAGCGGATCCAGCGCGGCAACGGCCACACCGGAACTCGTCGCGGAAGCCGCCGACCACGCCGACCGCATCACCGTCGTCGCGACACCCACCGCGGCCGGCCTGTTTCTTGCCGACGGCCTCCCCTTTCCGCTCTTCACGGATGAACTCTGGAAGGCCGAGACCGAGAACCCCCTGCACGTAAGGCTCTTGGAGGAAGTCGACTGGTTCGTCGTGGCACCCGCCACGGCGACGACCCTCGCCCGGGTGGCCACCGGAGCCGCCGACACCCTCCTCGCCGCGCTCATCCTGGCTCACGGCCCCGGAATCTATTTCCAGCCCTCCATGAACCTGCGCATGTGGAACAACCCGGCCACCCGGCGGAACATCGCCTCACTCACGGCGGACGGCCACCACATTCTGCCCACCGAACCCACCGAATCCCTCACCAGCGACGAACCGACCGCGGTGGGCGCCATTCCCGGAACGGTCCTCTCCGCGGCGGCCTCGCACCGCGGCCGCCACGCCATGTAG
- a CDS encoding uridine kinase, producing MNEHPSPPVLLIGGGAGSGKTALARALAENIPGAGLIHLDLCYHNDPNLAPSVPRFDGPGRVVDFSNPAALDLARIRTALDHQSDAALIIVEGIFALTLPELTPPATWTVYVDTPADIRIVRKTLRKLEEGRDVKPGLLGYLASARSYARHVRPTRDMAQLVLDGTLPLPDLVAQVEKHLSGN from the coding sequence GTGAACGAGCACCCCTCGCCCCCCGTTCTGCTCATCGGCGGCGGCGCCGGCTCCGGCAAGACCGCCCTTGCCCGCGCCCTCGCCGAGAACATTCCCGGCGCCGGCCTGATCCACCTCGACCTCTGCTACCACAACGACCCGAATCTGGCACCAAGCGTTCCTCGCTTCGATGGCCCGGGCCGGGTGGTCGACTTCAGTAACCCCGCAGCTCTCGACCTCGCGCGGATCCGCACCGCCCTCGACCACCAGTCTGATGCGGCATTGATCATCGTGGAGGGGATCTTCGCTCTCACCCTTCCCGAACTCACCCCGCCGGCCACGTGGACCGTGTACGTCGACACACCGGCTGACATTCGAATCGTCCGCAAAACCCTCCGCAAGCTCGAAGAGGGCAGAGACGTGAAACCCGGGCTGCTGGGCTATCTCGCCAGCGCCAGATCCTACGCGCGTCATGTCCGACCCACACGCGACATGGCGCAACTCGTCCTCGACGGAACCCTCCCCCTGCCCGACCTCGTCGCACAGGTGGAGAAGCACCTCTCCGGAAACTGA
- a CDS encoding inositol monophosphatase family protein produces the protein MVTNVDLATEHEARATLLNAAPGIGFVGEEEGGDADADTYWIIDPVDGTANFIRGLPLCGISLALVHHGVPVLGVIHLPLIGRRYWAAQGMSAYRTADASTPPTPARCPRR, from the coding sequence ATGGTCACCAACGTCGACCTCGCCACCGAACACGAGGCCCGGGCAACCCTCCTGAACGCGGCCCCCGGCATCGGCTTCGTCGGCGAAGAAGAGGGCGGAGACGCCGACGCCGACACCTACTGGATCATCGACCCGGTCGACGGCACCGCCAACTTCATCCGCGGCCTGCCGCTGTGCGGGATCTCCCTCGCGCTCGTCCACCACGGCGTGCCCGTCCTCGGCGTGATCCACCTGCCCCTGATCGGCCGCCGCTACTGGGCCGCCCAGGGCATGAGCGCGTACCGGACGGCCGACGCATCCACGCCGCCAACACCAGCACGCTGCCCGAGGCGATGA
- a CDS encoding inositol monophosphatase family protein, with protein MIAVGDYGTGLDGPERNRVALATHAHLAEQAQRVRMLGSAAVDLALVADGTLDATITLGNHDWDMAAGVVLAREAGAIVMDTDGSPHTPASLTTIATTPGLRDALLDILKTTTTGTPWAATAAESGRPGPGRANGGAGVETRSGILG; from the coding sequence ATGATCGCCGTCGGCGACTACGGGACCGGCCTCGACGGCCCCGAGCGCAACCGCGTCGCCCTCGCCACCCACGCGCACCTCGCCGAACAGGCACAGCGCGTGCGCATGCTCGGGTCCGCCGCCGTGGATCTGGCCCTCGTCGCCGACGGCACCCTCGACGCCACCATCACCCTGGGCAACCACGACTGGGACATGGCCGCGGGCGTCGTCCTCGCCCGCGAGGCCGGCGCCATCGTCATGGACACCGACGGCAGCCCGCACACCCCCGCCTCGCTCACCACCATCGCGACGACGCCCGGCCTACGCGACGCCCTCCTGGACATCCTGAAGACCACCACCACAGGCACCCCATGGGCGGCCACAGCGGCTGAGTCTGGGCGCCCGGGGCCAGGCAGGGCAAATGGGGGCGCAGGCGTCGAAACCCGCTCCGGCATTCTTGGATGA